CCGGTTCTGCCCCGGCTCGGCACCGGTTCTGCCCCGGCTCGGCACCGGTTCTGCCCCGGCTCGGCACCGGCTCGGCACCGGCTCGGCACCGGCTCTGACCCGGCTCAGCCCCGGCTCTGTCCCGGTTCAGCACCGGCTCGGCCCCGGTTCAGCACCACTCGCACCCCCTGCCTCTGgaacattttataaaaatccctttgccgggattattttattcatttctttctagctttctgatgaaatcttttattctattattttagaatcgttttagtatagcattaataataatataatatatatataatatattatataatagaatataatataatatcatatatatataataatataatatcatcCTATATAATATCATAGTACTCTATATCTAATCTCATACTATAATCTCATCTATATCCTATATATCATCTAATCCGTACTATATAGCCCACACTACACCTTATATATTTccatataatataaaatattatatacgGTATATActatatgatatataatatgatatatgatatgatagaTGTAATCAGGCTTTTGAAACTGCAAAGTCAgtttattattcattcctttctagctttctgatgaaatcctttcttctattcttttagtatcGTTTAGTATAGCTAATATAATATAACGTAATGTCATATTACATcgcattatattatattatattattatattatattatattatattatattatattatattatattatattatattatattctattatttatattatattatattatatatattatattatatattacaaaTAATACAtctaatatatattatatatcagccttctgaaacacgGAGTCAAGTTTTTCgtctcttccctcgtcctggggaccctcgAACACCGCCACAACCCCCCGGTACCGCCCCCAGCCCCGGTTCCCCCCGGTGCCGCCCCCAGCCCCGGTTCCCCCCCGTACCGCGCCCCCATCCCGTGCCCCCCCAGCCCGGTTCCCCCGTGCCGCGCCCCCAGCCCCGTTTCCCCCCGGTACCGCCCCCAGTCCCGGTGCCGCCCCCAGCCCCGGTTCCCCCCGGGTACCGCCCCCAGTCCCGGTACCGCTCCCAGCCCCGGTTCCCCCCGGTGCCGCTCCCAGCCCGGTTCCCCCCGGTACCGCCCCCAGTCCCGGTTCCCCCCGGTGCCGCCCCCAGTCCCGGTTCCCCCGGTACCAGTTCTGGCTCTCGATCCAGGCCGCCAGGGACTGGCGCACGGCCATGGGCAGCGCCGAGCCCGCGTACAGCTGGTGCACCTGCTCCAGGTAAGTGTTGGCCAAGCTCTGCACCTCCTGCCACTGCGCCATGCTGGGGGGGACAGCGGCTCAGGGGGGGCGTCCCGAGGACCCCCCCGGGGTCACGGCGGGACCGGAGGGTGAGAAACAGCCGCGCGTCCCGGCTGGGAACATCTGCACCCCACGTACCTGCCTGCAGCACCGGCGGCCCGGGGGTCCCGCTGCTCTCGGGggtccctctgctccctgctcgGTCCTGACTGCTCCCGGGGGTCCCGCGGCTCCTGCTCGGTCCTTGGGGGTCCCGGGGTCCCTCTACTCTCAGGggtccctctgctcctgctcggTCCCGGGGGTCTTTCTGTTCCTGCTTAATCCCGGCTGCTCCCGGGggttcctcagctcctgctcagtCCTGGGTGGTCCCGGGGGTCCCTCTGCTGTGGTTCTGGGTGCTCCCGGGGGTCTCTCTGCTCCCGGGGGTCCCTGTGCTCCTGTTCGGCTCTGGGTGGTCCCGGGGATCCCTCTGGTTCAGCCccggctgctcctgggggtccctgtgctcctgctcagtCCTGGGTGGTCCCGGGGTTCCCCTGCTCCTGGTCGGTCCTGGCAGCTCCCGGGGGTTCCTCTGCTCTGGTTCTGGGTGTTCCCGGgggtccctgtgctcctgctcagtCCTGGGTGGTCCCGGGGATCCCCTCGCCCCTGCTCGGTCCCGGGggtccctctgctcctgctcggTCCTGGCAGCTCCCGGGGATCCCCCTGCTCTTGTTCTGGGTGGTCCCGGGGGTCTCTCTTCACTGCCGGCAGTTCCCGGGGGTCCCCTCGCTCCCGCTGGGGTGGTCGCGTCCTGCGGTGGGAGCAAGGGGTGAGCCCGGGGGGTTCCCCACCCGGGGCGGGGGGCACACGCACAGAACGCCCACACGAGGgccctcagcacccccagacccctcctCAGAGGCCCCCCTAGACCGGACCCCCACTGAACCCCCCGGGGCATTGAACCCCCGCCACTGAACCCCATCCCAGTGGGATGGGTGCCCCTGAACGCCCCCCGCCCAGCGGGACCGCCCTCCCAGGGACGCTTTGTGCGCCCCAACCGGGGtcccctgcctgtgcccccATCCCCGAGGGCTCCTCAGGCTCCAGAACCGCCCACGTCCCGCCCCGGTCTTCCCCGGGACCCCCGACCCACCTCCGCCGGCAGCGGAGCAGGAAGGCGGACTGGCCACGCCCCGTCCCCGCTCTGCTCGGTGATTGGTGGAGAGCGGCGCGGAGGCCACGCCCCCACAGGCAACGGCTTTGGACGGGTTTGTTCATTTCCCCAATTTTACGTCACGCATGGGGGGCGGGGCCACATGGGCGGGGTAATGATGGGGCGTGGTCATGGGCGGGGTCAGCGGGGAGGGAATGGGGGGGGCCTGGATGGGcggggggacagggacagagaccgtggggacagggacaggccatggggacagggacagagccatggggacagggacagagccatggGGACCCGGGCGGggggacagagacagagacggtggggacagggacagagaccgtggggacagggacaggccatggggacagggacaggccatggggacagggacagagccatggggacagggacagagccatggGGACCCGGGCAGGGGGACAGGAACAGAGAcggtggggacagggacagagccatggagacagggacagagccatggggacagggacaggccatggggacagggacaggccatggggACCTGGGCGGGGGGCAGGGACAAAGAGGGGACCGGGACaggccatggggacagggacagagccatggggatagggacaggctgcagggacaagGATAGAGCTTTAGGGACAGGTTATAGGAACAGGGATAGAGCCCCGGGAacagagctgtggggacaggccatggggacagggacagagccatggggacagggatgacAGAGCTATGGGGACAGGCCATGGGGATGGGAACAATCAATGGGGacaagggcagagctgtggggacagtGACAAGCCGTGGGGACAGGGGGTACAGAGTcagggagacagggagaaactgcagggatggggacagggacacggccATGGGGAGAGGGAGACAGAGACAGGTCATGGGGACAGAGccagagggatggggacagcctggggacagggacagagccctggggacagggacaggctggagggagagagggaaagagccATGGCGACAGGGACAAGGCAATGTGGCCACTGGGatgaggacagggctgggctctagggacagggacaggcccagcccagctgccaccACGTGGCCAAGCTCcggctgccccagggcagggtgacccCGCATCGATCTGTCCCCAAACAGCGAGCCGCCCCCAGCTGCCACACGTGCCCTTTATTCAGACGATGACCACGGCGCCGCTGTGCGCGGTGGGCACGGGCGAGGGCTCCCCGGCCGAGGTGAAATACCCGATGAGCGCCCGCACGCCGGCCTTGAGCCCcggctgcagccccagctgcaccccCATGGCCACCGGGCCCGCCAAGCCCCCGGTGAGCGCCGCCAGCCCGGCGTAGCCCAGATCCTCGGCGGCCTCCAGCGCCCGCGTGGACGCCGTGGCCTCGCAGCCCTGGAAGGCGAAGTAGACGCTGGTGCCGAGGTTGTAGAAGATGCTGACTCCCGGTACCCAGTCCAGCACCCGGTGCGCTTCCCGTTCCCCCGCCGGGCTGCAGGCATCCTCATCctcccggcgccgccgccgccgcacgGCGCCGCGGCACGGCCAGACCCGCGGGAAATCCCGGCTGTCCCGGCTCGGGGCTGGCGTGGGCTCCGTGCCCGGCGTGGGGGGATCCGCACAGGCAGAGCCCCCCGGGCTCAGCgccaggctgaggagcagcagggccagcgGCCGCGGGGCCGGAGCGCCCGGTAGCCGCGCCAGCCCCCGCAGCAGCGCCGCGGCCGTGGTGGTGCCCAGCTCCCGTGCCAGCTCCAGCGCCTCGGCATCAGCCTGGGGGGCACAGCCGGCCttgagcagtgccagggtgaTGGCAGCACGGGCCAGCCCACggggcagctgtggcagccGGGAGAAGCCGGGGAGGGTGTCGGGGTGAAGGGTCTGGCACGGTACCCCCGGTGCCCGCGGCGGGATGGGCTCGGCCAGCCCCGCCAGCTCGGCCAGCAGCGCCCGGTCaccatcagccagccctggggcgATGATGGACACAGCCATGGCAcggctgaggaggaggaggagagggaggaagagcagaACCCGGGGCATGGTGGTGGTGGCGGCTCTCAGAGGGGGCTGTGGAGGTGGGAGAAGGACAGAGAAGGTCAGACCCCCGTGGCTGCAGCCCCCCGTGCCCACTTTGTGCCCCGGCTCCTCACCCGCTCGccgctgtcccctgccctgtccgGTTGTCCGGTCACTGCGGCCAGGCCG
The Serinus canaria isolate serCan28SL12 unplaced genomic scaffold, serCan2020 HiC_scaffold_370, whole genome shotgun sequence DNA segment above includes these coding regions:
- the APOF gene encoding apolipoprotein F, whose translation is MPRVLLFLPLLLLLSRAMAVSIIAPGLADGDRALLAELAGLAEPIPPRAPGVPCQTLHPDTLPGFSRLPQLPRGLARAAITLALLKAGCAPQADAEALELARELGTTTAAALLRGLARLPGAPAPRPLALLLLSLALSPGGSACADPPTPGTEPTPAPSRDSRDFPRVWPCRGAVRRRRRREDEDACSPAGEREAHRVLDWVPGVSIFYNLGTSVYFAFQGCEATASTRALEAAEDLGYAGLAALTGGLAGPVAMGVQLGLQPGLKAGVRALIGYFTSAGEPSPVPTAHSGAVVIV